DNA sequence from the Acanthopagrus latus isolate v.2019 chromosome 15, fAcaLat1.1, whole genome shotgun sequence genome:
ACACACCTGCAAGGACAAGAAGGAAGCTTTGTGTGCTCGAACGCCATTCTTCACTTCATCTTTGGACTCCGAGGCAGACGgacaactttttatttttctccagagAAAACCGTTTATTTCTTCGTCTTTTAATTGAATTTCATCATGAATTTTTGGATTGTGCTCGTCCTCGCTGCCTTTGCGGCGGGGGCCTCAGCTCAGAGCTGTAAGTAGTTTGATTCATTACACTTTATTAAGCTTAAAAACAAGACGACAACCAAATATAGCGCTGTTTGAGCTATTCGGGTGTAACTTAATTGTGTTTTCTAACAGCTTTGGTTACAAAATAGACATAcggggttttttgtttgtttgttttttttcttttaaaaaactactttttctcgtggtgttttttttttttttggttctgaATCACATTTCATACCTTCAGTGTAAAGTTAGCTCGTCTAAAATGACTTTACTATCGAAAAACGTCTCATTTTAAACCGTTTTAATATGTAACGCAGGTGGTTTGTTCgctgggtgggggtggggagggtTTCGCCCAGCTCTCTGAGGACTCGTCTGTTTGGAGAAACCAACGCCCAGGTGATAGAGGAACCTGCCATTCTACCTGCGGCTCTAGGCCCTCTCTGTTtcgttttatttcttttttatttttttatatctagGGCTACATATCTGGCAACACAATTAATCCTTTTCCTGTGAtacgtttttgttttatttagttagtttacattttttcacagcATAGTTTCGTTAAAAGAATCGcagcacatttgaaaaacaaggAAGTGGTGTTTAACTTGAGAGTCGAATAAAGAGTTCTTGTCAGGAACTGCTAATATTATTGCTTAATAATATATAGTTCgtttttgtttcagtctgaATTACAAAcccctctgtttctctgtgcagGTTCATGTGAAACCTCGAAGTGGGCCGTCTGTGATGGAACCCCATGTACGTGCACGATTCTGGTGGGTGACAACGTGAAACAAACGCTGGATTGCACCAAATGTAAGTAtaagatgtgtgtatgtgtgtgttgtgattggCCTGAAGATGAAGCCtccatttttttgtcattcatgcTTCATgatgtgccttttttttgtgtgcgtctCTCCCTCAGTGATCCCCAAATGCTTCTTGATGAAGGCTGAGATGTACAGAGCTAAGAAGGGTCTGTCCACCCGTACTAATATTGGAGGAAAGCCAGACGAGACGGCCTTTGTGGACAACGATGGCATCTACGACCCAGACTGCGAAAACGACGGCAAGTTCAAGGCCAAGCAGTGCAACAACACAGAGGAGTGCTGGTGTGTCAACAGCGCTGGTGTTCGTCGTACTGACAAGGGAGACAAAAGTCTCGTGTGCGAGAAGCTCGTGGAGACCTAGTAAGTATTTGATCCTAATCAATGTGGAGGAGTGGCTGATTCCAGTGAAATGTTTGGTGCCAAGTATtgacctttctttttcttgtctttaatTTTTCTCCAGCTGGGTTCGTCTTCAGCTGACACACAAGCCGGTGAACACACCAGTGGATGCCAAGCAGTTGAAGATGTGAGTTTATTTACATGTCCAGATTATTATcgcatctttaaaaaaaaaaaaaaaaagcacaaccaCGTTAACATCAGAGCTTCAGTATTTGGTAGTAATCTTAATTTCTTGCCCTAATACAGTGCCCTTGCGGACGCCATTCACAAGCGTTATAAGAACTTCAACAAGGACCTGGTGAGGGACGTCGAGgtgagtggaggaaaaaaaacatttatttttgtaacattGCACGTAATGTATGTAATATTCAGATGAGGGTTGCTAGAATACAGCACTAACGAGGTGTTTTGTCTGTCACACTGCAGTATGACCCTGAAGCCCGCTTGATTGTTGTGgatgtgaaaaaggaaaaggacaaCCGCCAGCATGACCTGACCCAGATGGCCTACTACATGGAGAAGGATGTAtgtaactttttatttatacatagATATCGCTTATGGTGTGGTCCATCGACTGACCCTGTCATTTCTCCAAATCTCTCCTCATGCAGGTGAAGGTGCTCCCCATGTTCAAGGACCAGGAGAAGTTTGAGCCGACTGTTGGCAGCCAGAAGCTGGAGATGGAGAACATCCTGGTGTACTATGTGGATGAGGAGGCCCCCACGTTCACCATGAAGAACCTGTCTGGTGGCATCATCGCCGTCATCGTTGTGGTGGTGCTGGCCGTCATTGCTGGCCTGCTGGTCCTGGTGAGTCCACATGTCCGCCTACATGTCGctttttcagtttaaatgcagtgtattgattttctttgatCTGAGCTTTCAGTCTGAGTCCTAatttcctttttgtgtgtgtgtgtgtacagttctttgccaagaggagagagagccagCGGTACAACAAAGCTCAGGTGAGATGAACTTCCTGTgactttatttttgaatgtctctctgtgtgaaagtgaacTTTTTGCACCACAGAATTGTCATTTTAAcagcctgtttttgtctttaatttttattttttttatacaattttAGCAAAGGGAGATGGAAGCCATGTAAAGTGTTCATCGCAGTCCTTCCAGAGTCGGCTTGTACGTCATCTTTTTTGGATTACCTTTATTGCAGTGGGAGTGTgccattttcatcatttaactTGAGGAATGGATATTTGTAAAGGAacaatcagctttttttttttttttttttggttttacattGTTGGCACTGCTGGTaccgctgtttttttttatttatatatcatgAAATGCAAAAATCCAATCTGTATGCCATAAAGAACTGTgctttataaaacatgtttgccACTTTTTATGTTAGAACTTGAAATTCCATGTCATAGATTGTACAGTTTCTTTCTTaccaatgtt
Encoded proteins:
- the epcam gene encoding epithelial cell adhesion molecule — protein: MNFWIVLVLAAFAAGASAQSCSCETSKWAVCDGTPCTCTILVGDNVKQTLDCTKLIPKCFLMKAEMYRAKKGLSTRTNIGGKPDETAFVDNDGIYDPDCENDGKFKAKQCNNTEECWCVNSAGVRRTDKGDKSLVCEKLVETYWVRLQLTHKPVNTPVDAKQLKIALADAIHKRYKNFNKDLVRDVEYDPEARLIVVDVKKEKDNRQHDLTQMAYYMEKDVKVLPMFKDQEKFEPTVGSQKLEMENILVYYVDEEAPTFTMKNLSGGIIAVIVVVVLAVIAGLLVLFFAKRRESQRYNKAQQREMEAM